A region from the Kribbella shirazensis genome encodes:
- a CDS encoding YegP family protein, which produces MTGKFELYKDKSGEYRFRLKAGNGEVIASSSESYGSKAAALNGIDSIKRNAAEAKVDDQTD; this is translated from the coding sequence ATGACGGGGAAGTTCGAGCTGTACAAGGACAAGTCCGGCGAGTACCGGTTCCGCTTGAAAGCCGGCAACGGCGAAGTGATCGCGAGCAGCAGCGAGAGCTACGGCAGCAAGGCCGCCGCGCTGAACGGGATCGACTCGATCAAGCGGAACGCCGCCGAGGCGAAGGTCGACGACCAGACCGACTGA
- a CDS encoding YciI family protein produces MKYLLVLNINPDVLAGLPEEEQQAIGAGHQKFMDTIKASGEFHSTVALQQPAQSSVVTVRNGVPAVTDGPFVESKEFLGGYYLVDVASRERAHELAAMIPDAGIEGLGVEVRGIEFAEGL; encoded by the coding sequence GTGAAGTACCTACTGGTCCTGAACATCAACCCCGACGTCCTCGCCGGGCTGCCCGAAGAGGAGCAGCAGGCCATCGGCGCCGGGCACCAGAAGTTCATGGACACGATCAAGGCGTCCGGCGAGTTCCACAGCACGGTCGCGCTGCAGCAGCCGGCCCAGTCGTCGGTGGTGACGGTGCGCAACGGCGTACCGGCGGTGACCGACGGGCCGTTCGTGGAGTCCAAGGAGTTCCTCGGCGGCTACTACCTGGTCGACGTGGCCTCGCGGGAGCGCGCGCACGAACTGGCCGCGATGATCCCGGACGCCGGCATCGAGGGCCTCGGCGTCGAGGTTCGCGGGATCGAGTTCGCGGAAGGGCTCTGA
- a CDS encoding threo-3-hydroxy-L-aspartate ammonia-lyase, which translates to MSELSLTDVQAAADRLAGVAHRTPVLTSRTLDERVGARVFLKAENFQRIGAFKFRGAYNAISRLTPEQLTAGVAAYSSGNHAQAVALAARLAGTPAVILMPKDAPPTKVAATRGYGAEVVTYDRYTQDRTALAHELAAERGRTLIPPYDHYDVMAGQGTVALELIEEVGHLGALLVPVGGGGLMAGCATAATMLSPGIRMIGVEPAAGDDHARSLAAGERVEIAVPRTIADGQAISTPGELTFAVNRRLVESIELVGDDEIVAAMAFAFERLKIVLEPSGASALAALLTGRIHGLPERVGVVLSGGNVGLDRFRELLGNS; encoded by the coding sequence ATGTCCGAGCTGAGTCTCACAGATGTCCAGGCCGCCGCGGATCGTCTGGCGGGAGTCGCCCACCGTACGCCGGTCCTCACCTCGCGGACCCTCGACGAACGAGTCGGGGCGCGGGTGTTCCTGAAGGCGGAGAACTTCCAGCGGATCGGCGCGTTCAAGTTCCGCGGCGCGTACAACGCGATCAGCCGGCTCACCCCGGAGCAGCTCACGGCGGGCGTGGCGGCGTACTCGTCGGGCAATCACGCGCAGGCCGTCGCGCTGGCGGCACGTCTCGCGGGTACGCCGGCGGTGATCCTGATGCCCAAGGACGCCCCGCCGACGAAGGTCGCCGCCACCCGCGGGTACGGGGCCGAGGTCGTGACGTACGACCGGTACACGCAGGACCGGACCGCCCTGGCTCACGAACTGGCGGCGGAGCGCGGACGGACGCTGATCCCGCCGTACGACCACTACGACGTGATGGCCGGGCAGGGGACGGTGGCGCTCGAGCTGATCGAGGAGGTCGGGCACCTCGGCGCGCTGCTGGTCCCGGTCGGCGGCGGTGGACTGATGGCCGGTTGCGCGACCGCGGCGACGATGCTGTCACCCGGGATCCGGATGATCGGCGTCGAGCCGGCCGCGGGCGACGACCACGCCCGGTCGCTGGCGGCAGGTGAGCGGGTGGAGATCGCCGTACCGCGGACGATCGCCGACGGGCAGGCGATCTCGACGCCGGGCGAGCTGACGTTCGCGGTGAACCGGCGACTGGTGGAGTCGATCGAGCTGGTCGGCGACGACGAGATCGTGGCCGCGATGGCGTTCGCGTTCGAGCGGCTGAAGATCGTTCTGGAGCCGAGCGGGGCGAGCGCGCTGGCGGCGCTGCTGACCGGGCGGATCCACGGGCTGCCGGAGCGCGTCGGAGTAGTGCTGTCGGGCGGGAACGTCGGCCTGGACCGCTTCCGCGAGCTGCTCGGAAATAGCTGA
- a CDS encoding NlpC/P60 family protein, giving the protein MPVTARRTSLLRAVRQTAESSTDRPIGRTLAKHRRTTKPAAPRAAAAVLSVGLAVGGGAALSLTSPSTASAATTSTTATSTPRGYWTVSSKPLLRFRDRGPTVKYVQKALHLGPDGYFGTSTVRVLKKFQTSWGLKATGYTDKKTWGRLTWAAKHKVLYGPYGTSSKSTFRAKVLREAAKLKGTPYRYGGTTTRGFDCSGYTGYVYKKAGKKLPRTSRQQYSATKHISRKAAKPGDLVFFRNSGGGVYHVGIYAGGNMLWHSSKPGVPVKKGKIWTSSVAFGRV; this is encoded by the coding sequence ATGCCCGTCACTGCCCGACGGACGTCGCTGCTGCGCGCCGTCCGCCAGACCGCTGAGTCCAGTACCGACCGGCCCATCGGCCGGACCCTGGCTAAGCACCGCCGGACCACCAAGCCGGCCGCGCCGCGCGCCGCAGCCGCCGTCCTCTCGGTCGGCCTCGCTGTCGGAGGTGGAGCCGCCCTCAGCCTCACCTCCCCGTCGACCGCCTCGGCGGCGACCACCTCGACCACCGCCACCAGCACCCCGCGCGGGTACTGGACCGTGTCGAGCAAGCCGCTGCTCCGCTTCCGGGACCGCGGCCCGACCGTCAAGTACGTCCAGAAGGCACTGCACCTGGGTCCGGACGGCTACTTCGGGACCAGCACCGTCCGCGTGCTGAAGAAGTTCCAGACCTCGTGGGGCCTGAAGGCGACCGGCTACACCGACAAGAAGACCTGGGGCCGGCTGACCTGGGCCGCCAAGCACAAGGTCCTCTACGGTCCGTACGGCACCTCCTCCAAGTCGACGTTCCGGGCCAAGGTCCTCCGCGAGGCGGCGAAGCTCAAGGGCACGCCGTACCGCTACGGCGGCACCACGACCCGCGGCTTCGACTGCTCCGGCTACACCGGCTACGTGTACAAGAAGGCCGGCAAGAAGCTGCCGCGTACGTCGCGCCAGCAGTACAGCGCGACCAAGCACATCAGCCGCAAGGCCGCCAAGCCGGGCGACCTCGTGTTCTTCCGGAACAGTGGCGGCGGCGTGTACCACGTCGGCATCTACGCCGGCGGCAACATGCTGTGGCACTCCTCGAAGCCGGGCGTACCGGTGAAGAAGGGCAAGATCTGGACCAGCAGCGTGGCCTTCGGCCGCGTCTGA
- a CDS encoding response regulator encodes MTRLLIVDDEALVRAGLKMILESDDALEVVAEAEDGADAAAMVTKHKPDVVLMDIRMPRLDGLAATREVQALPEPPKVVVLTTFDLDDYVFRALQAGASGFLLKDTPPRELVQAIKVVAAGDAMLSPAVTRRLIGHFAGDPRADRKRTAQERISRLTEREREVLVAVGRGLPNADIGRKLFMSEATVKAHVSRALVKLEATNRVQVAILAYEAGLLDD; translated from the coding sequence ATGACGCGGCTGCTGATCGTGGACGACGAGGCGCTGGTGCGGGCCGGGCTGAAGATGATCCTGGAGTCCGACGACGCCCTCGAGGTGGTCGCCGAGGCCGAGGACGGTGCGGACGCGGCGGCGATGGTGACCAAGCACAAGCCGGACGTCGTCCTGATGGACATCCGGATGCCGCGACTCGACGGGCTGGCCGCGACGCGCGAGGTCCAGGCGCTGCCGGAGCCGCCGAAGGTCGTCGTACTGACGACGTTCGATCTGGACGACTATGTGTTCCGGGCGCTGCAGGCGGGAGCCAGCGGGTTCCTGCTGAAGGACACTCCGCCGCGGGAGCTGGTGCAGGCGATCAAGGTGGTGGCGGCCGGCGACGCCATGCTGTCGCCGGCGGTGACCCGCCGGTTGATCGGGCACTTCGCCGGGGACCCGCGCGCGGACCGGAAGCGTACGGCGCAGGAGCGGATCAGCAGGCTCACCGAGCGCGAGCGGGAGGTGCTCGTCGCGGTCGGCCGCGGCCTGCCGAACGCCGACATCGGCCGGAAGCTGTTCATGAGCGAGGCCACGGTGAAGGCGCACGTCTCCCGCGCGCTGGTGAAACTGGAAGCGACCAATCGCGTCCAGGTGGCGATCCTGGCCTACGAGGCCGGCCTCCTCGACGACTGA